The Syntrophales bacterium sequence CCACCACTCCGGTAGCCACCCGGTCGCACCGGAGGATACCCCCGAAGATATTTATCAGAATGGCCTTTACCTTCGGGTCGGAGGTTAAGATACGAAACGCTTTCTCTATCTGTTCCGGTGATGCTCCACCACCTACATCAAGAAAATTGGCCGGCTCTCCTCCCGCCAGTTTTATCAGGTCCATCGTCGTCATGGCCAGGCCTGCGCCATTGACCATGCAGCCAACATTACCATCCAGTTTGATATAATTTACCCCTGCATTCACAGCTTCTACTTCCAGGGGCTCCTCTTCCGTTTCGTCCCTCAACGTCTTTATCTCCGGATGGCGAAACAGCCCATCATCGTCAAAGTTTATCTTCGTATCCACAGCCACAAGATTACCCTCTGCCGTGATTACCAGGGGATTGATCTCCACAAGAGAGGCGTCCTTTTCCACAAAGAGACGATACAGGTTTTTGGCAATATTTGAAAATTGGCCGCTTAAAGACTTATCCAATCCTAAGCCGTAGGCTATCTTCCTGGCCTGAAAGGGGCTGAATCCCACGGCAGGATGAACCACGGCCTTTACTATTTTCTCGGGGGTCATCCTTGCCACTTCTTCAATGTCCATTCCGCCAGATTCCGAAGCCATGTAAACCAGACATTCCCGCTCACGCGAACGGTCCACCACCAGACCTAAATAGAGTTCTTTCTCTATTTCAGGAGCCTCCTCGACCAAGACCTGACGCACCAGTTTTCCCTCCGGTCCCGTCTGATGGGTAACTAAATTCATACCGATGATTTCTTT is a genomic window containing:
- the sucC gene encoding ADP-forming succinate--CoA ligase subunit beta, whose product is MKIHEYQAKNILREYNVPVPRGEVAATPEKAWEVASTLKTRVVVKAQIHAGGRGKGGGVRLAASPEEAFEAAKEIIGMNLVTHQTGPEGKLVRQVLVEEAPEIEKELYLGLVVDRSRERECLVYMASESGGMDIEEVARMTPEKIVKAVVHPAVGFSPFQARKIAYGLGLDKSLSGQFSNIAKNLYRLFVEKDASLVEINPLVITAEGNLVAVDTKINFDDDGLFRHPEIKTLRDETEEEPLEVEAVNAGVNYIKLDGNVGCMVNGAGLAMTTMDLIKLAGGEPANFLDVGGGASPEQIEKAFRILTSDPKVKAILINIFGGILRCDRVATGVVEAASKIKKKLPMVVRLQGTNVEEGRKILQESDLTFEVADELYEAAGKAVELSKR